The sequence TTATGAATAGAGTCAAGAATGCTGTTTCGACCGTGCCTTTTTTTCTATTGATCGTACCGCTATATTACTTACTCCATCTCCTGGTAGAGTTTTATCCACTATTCACCATCAGCTACCTGTTTTCTACTGTTTCTTTGTTTTACATTTTAAGTGGCCTTATCTTTTTTATGCTTTCTGTAAAAGGAAATTTTAAGGGTACTGCAATTTGGTTATTCCTGGTTCAATTTTTCTATTTTTATTTTGGCCCCATTAAAAGTTTTATTGCATTTTTTTCTGCATCCCTGGCAAGGTATACTTTCATTATTCCAGTTATTATCCTGGGAGTATTATTTGCTTTTTATTGGTTGAAGAAGGCAAAAGAAACCCTGACAGAAAGTATATACCTGTACCTGAATATATTGATCACCGCTTTCATGATTTTGGATCTGTTTGGTATTCTTGCCAACAGACTTGTAAGCACCCCGCCAAAGGCTAAATATATCGCTGACAGCCAGGCGCCAGATATCTTTTTTCTCATTTTTGATGGATATACCGGTTCAGAGACGCTGAAGAGCCACTGGAATTTTGATAATTCAGTCATTGATAGTTTTTTTACAAAGAATGCGTTTTATGTCGCCCGGCATTCAAAGAGCAATTATAATTCAACGCCAATATCAATAAGCAGCATTTTTAATATGGGCTATTATCAGAAATTGGGTGGCAACAGGTTGGACTACCAGTTATTCTGCCAGGCCGCTGCAGAAATCCAGCATAGTTATGTTCCTGCATATTTTCAGCATGCAGGGTATAGGTTCTTAAATCAATCTATTTTTAAGATTGATGGAACAAATCAGCCACCCGGTAGTACCGCTTATTTGGATGACAACAAGAAATTCATTCAGTTTCAAACCCTGGGATATCGGCTGGTGAAAGATATTGGTTACCATTTTAAAATACCTGGCTGGTTGTTTAATTTCTACCTGGAATCAAATGGGGATAAATTAGCAAGGATGAAAAAATACCTTGCACAAACCCGGCAATTGTATAATGAGGTGAAGAATGTGGCTTCGGGCAGGTACAATAAGCCCATATTTGTGTACACCCATTTTTTATTACCCCATGACCCATATTATTTTGACAGTACAGGTATGCTGCAACCTGCATCTGAATGGATGCCCGATAAAGCAGATGAACAGGCTGCGAAATACCTTAGTCAGCTCA comes from Flavihumibacter fluvii and encodes:
- a CDS encoding sulfatase-like hydrolase/transferase, whose translation is MNRVKNAVSTVPFFLLIVPLYYLLHLLVEFYPLFTISYLFSTVSLFYILSGLIFFMLSVKGNFKGTAIWLFLVQFFYFYFGPIKSFIAFFSASLARYTFIIPVIILGVLFAFYWLKKAKETLTESIYLYLNILITAFMILDLFGILANRLVSTPPKAKYIADSQAPDIFFLIFDGYTGSETLKSHWNFDNSVIDSFFTKNAFYVARHSKSNYNSTPISISSIFNMGYYQKLGGNRLDYQLFCQAAAEIQHSYVPAYFQHAGYRFLNQSIFKIDGTNQPPGSTAYLDDNKKFIQFQTLGYRLVKDIGYHFKIPGWLFNFYLESNGDKLARMKKYLAQTRQLYNEVKNVASGRYNKPIFVYTHFLLPHDPYYFDSTGMLQPASEWMPDKADEQAAKYLSQLKYTNKWIMDLASHILKTSSRPRIIIIQSDHGYRAYQEGSDPMLEFKNLNAIYFPDKDYQQLYDSISSVNTFRVILKKYFNENLPLLNDSTVYLRH